CCCCCGATGGCAAAGAGTCAGGCTACGAAGCACCGTTTGACGCATCTCAGTTGCGCCAAGTTCTGACCAACCTCATCGACAACGCTTTGCGATACTCCAATCAGCATACGGGAATACCTTGGGTTGGCATCAGCTTTAGTAAAGACAATGATTCCGTTGTTCTTGACGTTAGTGACAAAGGGCTAGGCGTACCCGAAAACAGTATCGCTCAGTTGTTCGAGCCATTTTTCACCACCGAGTCAACCGGAACCGGGTTAGGTCTCTATATATCCAGAGAGCTTTGCACATTAAATCAAAGCCAGTTAACCTACACCCAAACAGAAGTTGGACATAGCTTCCGACTCAAATTTGCGCATGCTGACAGAGATATCGACATACGCACAAACGATAACAAAAAAACCTGATTCGACTTACACGCCATGTCTGAAAAGCAGCATATCCTCGTCATCGACGATGAACCCGATATTCGGGAACTTCTCTATATCACTATTTCCCGCATGGGTTATCAGTGCACGACCGCATCCGATGTTAAAGAGGCCAAAGAAGCGCTGCAAAAAGGTGTGTTTGATCTATGCCTGACAGATATGAAACTACCCGATGGGACAGGCATTGAGATTATTGAATATATTCAGCACGTAACTCCCATACTACCGGTGGCGATGATCACCGCCTATGGCAGTGTTGAAACCGCTACTGATGCTATGAAGGCAGGAGCTTTCGACTATGTCTCCAAACCCATCGAACTGGAAAAACTGCGTTCTCTCATCAGTGTTTCACTGAAGCAGGGACAAACCGATGAGCAATTAGCTCCACTGGACAACAGCCCCAACCTGATCGGTCAGACGCCAGCAATTAAAAAGTTACAAGTCCAGATTGGTAAGCTGGCCAAGAGCCAAGCCCCGGTATTTATCAATGGTGAATCTGGTAGTGGCAAAGAACTTGTAGCGCGCATGATACATGCGAAAAGCAATCGCTATGACGGACCTTTTATCGCCGTTAACTGTGGAGCAATACCGTCTGAATTGGTCGAGAGTGAGTTTTTCGGCCATGAGAAAGGCGCATTTACGGGTGCCGTTGACAAAAAGCCTGGCCTATTTCGCTCGGCCAACCAAGGCACGTTAT
The window above is part of the BD1-7 clade bacterium genome. Proteins encoded here:
- the zraR gene encoding Transcriptional regulatory protein ZraR, producing the protein MSEKQHILVIDDEPDIRELLYITISRMGYQCTTASDVKEAKEALQKGVFDLCLTDMKLPDGTGIEIIEYIQHVTPILPVAMITAYGSVETATDAMKAGAFDYVSKPIELEKLRSLISVSLKQGQTDEQLAPLDNSPNLIGQTPAIKKLQVQIGKLAKSQAPVFINGESGSGKELVARMIHAKSNRYDGPFIAVNCGAIPSELVESEFFGHEKGAFTGAVDKKPGLFRSANQGTLFLDEVADLPLQMQVKLLRAIQEKAIRSIGGAEEVPIDVRILSASHKNLPDEIAENRFREDLYYRINVIELNVPSLRQRKEDIIPLAKHILEKLSERYESPLVALSEAAIDRLLSYAFPGNVRELENILERAFTMTDHTLIEADDLLLRTDGQQTLSSDTPNSTEQGAEGSSFVPENAFGDIEGYLGDLEIRILNSALEKTRWNKTAAAELLGISFRAMRYKLKKYEIE